The window AAATCAATGTTCAGTTGATGGAAATTGCCCGAAAACTGGGAATTCCGCTGGTTGGAACCAATGATTGTTATTATTTGAAACAATCAGAGTCAGACGCACAGTATATTCTGGAACTGATGCGACTCCAGAAACGAGTGACGGATCGGGATATCCCCCCTAAATATCCTGATCAACGATATTTGAAATCAAAAGAAGAAATGCTGGAAACACTGGCTGGCTTTCCTGAAGAGGTCCTGAGCAATACCGTGCTGATTGCTGAACAGTGTGAACTATCCCTGGATAACAAACAGTATTTTCTGCCAAAATTTGAAATTCCCCAAGACTACACCCCAGATGAATGGTTTATCAAAGCTTCCTGGGAAGGACTCGAATTCCGGTTGAAACATTTGTATGATTTGTATCATCCAAAAGAGCCGTTTGAGGAATTCCGCAAACCGTATGATGCGCGTTTGAAATTTGAACTGGATGTGATCATCTCCATGAAGTTTCCGGGATATTTCCTGATTGTGGCGGATTTTATCAACTGGTCCAAGGATAACGGCGTGCCGGTTGGTCCCGGACGAGGTTCCGGTGCAGGTTCGGTGGTCGCCTATGCGTTGAGAATCACCGATGTTGACCCACTCAAATATGGACTTCTGTTTGAGCGATTCCTCAATCCGGACCGGGTCAGCATGCCAGACTTTGACGTCGATTTCGAAGTCAAGGGTCGGGAGAAAGTGATTGATTATGTCAAACACAAATATGGGGAAAACAATGTCTGCCAGATTGCGACCTTTCAATCGCTCAAAGCCAAGGCTGTGGTCAGGAATGTGGCACGCGTTTTAGATTTTCCCTATTCTGAAGCAGACAAAATCGCCAAGCTTGTTCCGAACGATCTCAACATCACTCTGGAGGAAGCCCTTCAAAAAGAACCGGAACTGGCAAAACTCGAACAGGAGGGAACAGACAACGAAAAACAGCTCATCGCCTATTGCAGAGTGCTGGAGGGGTTGAACACTCACCTTGGAACACATGCGGCCGGTGTGATCATCATGGACCAGGATATCCGGAAAGTGATGCCGGTTTGTACCAGCAAGGAAGACGCTCTGCAATCCATGTACACCATGAAATATGCCGAAGATCAAGGGGCGGTCAAATTTGATTTTCTGGGACTGCTCAACCTGTCGATCATTGATGAAACCATCAAACTCATCAACGCCCAGTTTCCTGAGGAAGATCGGGTCGATATTGAAAAAATAAATATGGAAGACCCACTCACCTTTGATCTGTTCTGCAACGGCGAAACTACTGGTATTTTCCAGCTTGAATCTTCCGGGATGAAACGGTTGCTGGCAGACATGCAACCAACCCTGTTTGAGGACATTGTCGCCATTCTGGCCCTATATCGTCCTGGTCCTCTGGGATCTGGAATGGTCGAGGATTTTGTCCAGTGCAAACATGGCAAAAAGGAAGTGATCTACCCGCATCCGTTGCTGAAAAACATCCTCAAGGAAACCTATGGTGTGATGGTTTATCAGGAGCAGATCATGCAGGCCGTACAGGTACTTGCCGGTTTTTCCCTGGGCCAGGCGGATTTGTTGCGACGGGCGATCGGGAAAAAAATCCCGGAAATTCTGCGAGAGCAACGTGAAAAATTTGTGGAAGGGTGTCTGAAAAATCCGGAATACATGACTCAGTGCCCGCCTCATGTAGGCCCTGCCGACAAGGCCAATGAAATTTTTGATTTGATTGATTATTTTTCGGGCTACGGGTTCAACAAGTCTCACACAGTGGCGTATGGTCTGATTTCTTATCAGACAGCTTATCTCAAGGCCCATTTTCCTGTGCAGTTCATGGCGGCTCTGTTGAATTGCTCCATCAACAATCCTGATAAAATTGTTACGTTCATCAGTGATTGCAAGGAAATGGGGATTCAAGTTCTACCACCGGATGTGAATTCCAGCCTCAAGGAGTTCACGGTTTCCCCGCTGGGCTATAAAGTAACAGACCGAACACTGCAATATCTTAAGGACTACGAGTTTCCCTCCGCCTTGAGGGAACATGTCCGCAATTTGAAGGGAATTCTTTATGAGACAGAAAAATCGTTCATAGAATCATTGTCCCCTCTGGAAAAATTCGGGCCGAAGCCGGAACATTATCTCAGAACATTGCTCCGGGAGGCTCGCTGGGAAGCCGTCAGGTTTGGGTTGAATGCGGTTAAAAACGTGGGTGCCAATGCGGTGGACGCTATCATTGATGTACGCGAATCACGATCTGACAAACGCTTGAACGATTTCATGGAATTCATCCGGGCCGTTGATTTCAAGCGAATCAATCGCCGGATGCTTGAAACGCTCATTAAATGCGGTGCCTTTGATTCACTCCATTCCAACCGGGCCCAGTTGTTTGAATCGCTGGAGGAAGCAGTTCATCTGGGACAGGAATTCCAGCGTGAAGCCGATCCGTATCAAAATTCCCTGTTTGATCTACTCAGTGCTGAAGATGTCAAAAATACAGAGACACCCCTGGTGTTCAAGGACATCCGGGATTGGCCCAACAAGGAACGGTTGCGTCTGGAAAAAGAAGCCCTGGGTTTTTATGTTTCAGGACATCCTTTGGATAATTACATGTCAGAAGTTCAACAACTCACCCGAACCACACAGGATCTCAGGGAAAAAGAAGTTAAGGAAGGCGAACAGATTGCGCTGGCAGGGGTTGTGGTTTCCAAAACGATCAGGCTCAACAAACAATTGCAGAAATTCGCGATTGTTAAAATTGAAGATTTGAAAGGAAGTCTGGAGTTTCCGGTTTATTATCAACTTTTCGAAAATTCAGGCCAGTTGCTGGATTCCGATGAGCCTCTGCTGATTACAGGCCGGGTCGTTTATCGGGGGGAGGATGAAGTAAGCATTATGTCAGAGAGCCTGCAATTGTTGAGTGATTACCGTCTGGAAAAAGCAAAATCAATGACCATTGAAACTGGCAGAACGCTCATTCCTGAACAAAACCTGAAATATGTCAGAGGAGAGTTTATGAAATTTCCGGGAACCCACCCCATCTATTTCAAGTTCCGAAGCCCTGATGATGTGGATGTCACCATTCAGATTCAGGAAAAAGTCAATTACACTCCGATGCTGGTCGAACGACTGGCTGAAATGCTCAAGGATCAGAATATTTATTTCAGATACTAGGTTTTGATGGATTGATCCTTATGTTCAATAGTGACACAACTCAAATATCTGAGAACTCACGATCAACTATGTGTTTCGTTGAATGTAACCATTAAATTTTACAGTTCTTACTGAACCTGATTTTGAATAAAGAGGAATCATGCATATATCCATCAATGAAGTACTGCAACAGATTGACAGTTTTTCTTTGGAAGATCAGGAATTTCTTTTGGATACTCTAAATCACAGGATTCATGAAGCCAAACGATTACAATTACTGAAAAGAGCCAAGGTGGCTGAAACCAATTTCAATACAGGAAATTATTTTTCTGGTTCTGCCAAAGATTTGATGAATATGGTTGAGAATGATTGAACTGGTTTGGGATGAGTCACTGTTAAGAACTCTGAAAAAATGGAGAAAGAAACACCCTGATTTGTTACTGCGTTTTGCGGACCGTATTGAACTATTCAGCAATGAACCTTTTCACCCATTCCTGAAAACGCATACATTGAGTGGTAATCTTGAAGGATACCATGCTTTCAGTATCACTTATGAGTATCGGATGGTTTTCAAATTCATTTCTGATACAAAAGTACTGCTTGTTGATATCGGTACTCATGATGAAGTTTATTGAAGTAACATACATGCCATTTTAAGAAATTTTTCTGGTGCGCTGTAACTTCAGATTCTGGGTGAAACCAAGGCTTTCATTCGGGTGAGTTTGCTTAAAAATTTCAAAGCGATGTCAGGCAATTTAATCAAATGTGTTTCAATCAGTCTTGAATCCTTCAAGGCGGCCGTTCGATGATGCATGATTTTCTTGTAGGCGTCGGAGGTCACCATTTTTTTGAATGCGTCACGATTGGGGTAGTAAATCAACATGAATTGATCCCAGGATTCCTCATCAGGAGCTATCAATTGAGATCTGACTTTACCCATCAATAAAATCTGCCCGCCAATTTCCCAAAGCAAATTAATCACAGCTTTACTGTAACGATCATAGGCTTTTTTCCCGGAACAGGGACTCGAATCCAAAGCTCCTGATTCATAATTCGCCTGCTCATTGAAACTCAGCAAATTCAGCATGACAATGGGTTTATTATCCACTGGTTCATTCAACCAGGCATTCATTTTTTCTTCTGACGGTTCCACAGTTCTCATTGCTCCCTCCAAGTTCAGAATCGGTGTAAATCACTACAATATTTATTTTTTCCTGTAAAGGTAGACTCGTGTGTCTGCCCGGGATCACGGCCAATGTCGTCAACTTAAGAATCGTACAAAAACAACTTACCCAATGGAATAGCTCTGTAATTCCAATTGGGTAGATAGTCATCAAACAGAAGTGTCATGCTCTCTTTGAAGTCATCTGCTACTTTTCTTCCTGTCAGAAATACGTGGTCGATAATATCGACAACAACGCTCAAACCTGTTTTTGTTTGAGTTCGTTCCATCATGTGAGACACTTCTAAACTTCCACAAACACGTTGCTGAAGGCTGATAACTGAAAACTTACAACTCTTGAGTTAAATAAAACTCAGAAAATTTAACAAATGACGGGTCATTTACCAAGCTATACTTGGTACAGGTAATACATTCAGTTTTTGTC is drawn from SAR324 cluster bacterium and contains these coding sequences:
- the dnaE gene encoding DNA polymerase III subunit alpha, producing MFNHLHVHSQYSLMEGAIRIKALAKVLKEKEFSACAITDHGNMFGVVEFYQALKKEKIKPIIGLGTFVTEGLITDPRENGKDTNVYQTLLLCADRQGYQNLTYIASRAFTEGKHWGVPRTDHAMLEEYRHGLIALSGGMDGELSKRLLAGKNEEALQIAGWYRDVFEGRYYIEIQNTGIPEQNEINVQLMEIARKLGIPLVGTNDCYYLKQSESDAQYILELMRLQKRVTDRDIPPKYPDQRYLKSKEEMLETLAGFPEEVLSNTVLIAEQCELSLDNKQYFLPKFEIPQDYTPDEWFIKASWEGLEFRLKHLYDLYHPKEPFEEFRKPYDARLKFELDVIISMKFPGYFLIVADFINWSKDNGVPVGPGRGSGAGSVVAYALRITDVDPLKYGLLFERFLNPDRVSMPDFDVDFEVKGREKVIDYVKHKYGENNVCQIATFQSLKAKAVVRNVARVLDFPYSEADKIAKLVPNDLNITLEEALQKEPELAKLEQEGTDNEKQLIAYCRVLEGLNTHLGTHAAGVIIMDQDIRKVMPVCTSKEDALQSMYTMKYAEDQGAVKFDFLGLLNLSIIDETIKLINAQFPEEDRVDIEKINMEDPLTFDLFCNGETTGIFQLESSGMKRLLADMQPTLFEDIVAILALYRPGPLGSGMVEDFVQCKHGKKEVIYPHPLLKNILKETYGVMVYQEQIMQAVQVLAGFSLGQADLLRRAIGKKIPEILREQREKFVEGCLKNPEYMTQCPPHVGPADKANEIFDLIDYFSGYGFNKSHTVAYGLISYQTAYLKAHFPVQFMAALLNCSINNPDKIVTFISDCKEMGIQVLPPDVNSSLKEFTVSPLGYKVTDRTLQYLKDYEFPSALREHVRNLKGILYETEKSFIESLSPLEKFGPKPEHYLRTLLREARWEAVRFGLNAVKNVGANAVDAIIDVRESRSDKRLNDFMEFIRAVDFKRINRRMLETLIKCGAFDSLHSNRAQLFESLEEAVHLGQEFQREADPYQNSLFDLLSAEDVKNTETPLVFKDIRDWPNKERLRLEKEALGFYVSGHPLDNYMSEVQQLTRTTQDLREKEVKEGEQIALAGVVVSKTIRLNKQLQKFAIVKIEDLKGSLEFPVYYQLFENSGQLLDSDEPLLITGRVVYRGEDEVSIMSESLQLLSDYRLEKAKSMTIETGRTLIPEQNLKYVRGEFMKFPGTHPIYFKFRSPDDVDVTIQIQEKVNYTPMLVERLAEMLKDQNIYFRY
- a CDS encoding type II toxin-antitoxin system mRNA interferase toxin, RelE/StbE family, encoding MIELVWDESLLRTLKKWRKKHPDLLLRFADRIELFSNEPFHPFLKTHTLSGNLEGYHAFSITYEYRMVFKFISDTKVLLVDIGTHDEVY
- a CDS encoding DUF1330 domain-containing protein — protein: MRTVEPSEEKMNAWLNEPVDNKPIVMLNLLSFNEQANYESGALDSSPCSGKKAYDRYSKAVINLLWEIGGQILLMGKVRSQLIAPDEESWDQFMLIYYPNRDAFKKMVTSDAYKKIMHHRTAALKDSRLIETHLIKLPDIALKFLSKLTRMKALVSPRI